A single Chloroflexota bacterium DNA region contains:
- a CDS encoding GatB/YqeY domain-containing protein, whose product MTIKDKLNDELKTAMKAGETRRRDIIRMVLAAIKQGEVDTLDPQKRATGLSDEDMLAVLTREAKRRRESISEYEKGGRADLVASEREELSFIETYLPQLMGRDEIAVLAREAIAESGATSEKQMGAIMQKLMPKVKGKADGKLVNQVVKELLSAR is encoded by the coding sequence ATGACGATCAAGGACAAGCTGAACGACGAATTGAAGACGGCCATGAAGGCGGGCGAGACCCGCCGCCGCGACATCATCCGCATGGTGCTCGCCGCCATCAAACAGGGCGAGGTGGACACGCTCGACCCGCAGAAGCGGGCGACCGGTCTGAGCGACGAGGACATGCTGGCCGTCCTGACGCGCGAGGCCAAGCGCCGCCGCGAATCGATCAGCGAGTACGAGAAAGGCGGGCGCGCCGACCTGGTCGCCAGCGAGCGGGAAGAGCTGTCGTTCATCGAGACCTACCTGCCGCAACTCATGGGCCGCGACGAGATCGCCGTGCTGGCCCGCGAGGCGATCGCCGAGTCCGGCGCCACGTCCGAGAAGCAGATGGGCGCGATCATGCAGAAGCTGATGCCCAAAGTGAAGGGCAAGGCCGACGGCAAACTGGTCAACCAGGTCGTCAAAGAGCTGCTCAGCGCGCGCTAA